In the Pleuronectes platessa chromosome 8, fPlePla1.1, whole genome shotgun sequence genome, one interval contains:
- the LOC128445630 gene encoding eukaryotic translation initiation factor 4 gamma 1-like — MMPQQKKSVELTSKPAPLVLGEKKPWNPAPSEPVVFLGAASYESVSCVTANFQAFVTDLSHEDLDVEESLQEMVELIFKRAVKKPESAAVFAELCQHLSEVEFQSLSDWSVSVSFRSLLVKHCQAEFGKSLDKEGIHQESGSCLKPVQDVRVTDRLREEQQNAKPSGRFLNMLRFIGQLFLSKVLAEKSMHCCIRRLLKKGDGPSLEGLCQLLQMIQQDLEVVRSKEVMDTYYNQLDYIAEKGKRAPRLSLLLKETVDARKMAYSTPH; from the exons ATGATGccacaacaaaagaaaagcgtggaattaacttccaagccagctcctcttgtgcTGGGAGAGAAGAAGCCATGGAACCCAGCTCCATCCGAGCCCGTGGTctttctcggcgctgcctcctacgagtccgtcagctgcgtcACAGCAAACTTTCAAGCCTtcgtgacggatctgagtcacgaggacttGGACGTTGAGGAGAGCCTGCAGGAAATGGTGGAGCtcattttcaagagggccgtgaagaaaccagagtctgctgcagtcttcgctgagctgtgtcaacacctctcagaa gtggagttccagtccttgtccgactggtcagtcagcgtctccttcaggtctctgctggttaaacactgccaggcagagttcggGAAGAGCTTGGACAAGGAGGGCATTCATCAagagagtgggtcctgcctgaaGCCAGTCCAGGACGTGAGGGTcaccgaccggctgagggaagagcaacagaaCGCCAAACCTTCCGGTCGGTTCCTTAACATGCTGAGGTTTATTGGgcagctgttcctctccaaggtgctggcagagaaatccatgcactgctgcatcaggaggctgttgAAGAAAGGAGACGGGCCGTCTCTTGAGGgcctctgtcagctcctccagatgatccagcaggacctggaggtggtgagGTCCAAGGAAGTTATGGacacctactataaccagctggacTATAttgcagagaaagggaagagggcaccaaggctctcccttctGTTGAAGGAAACAGTGGATGCCAGGAAGATGGCATACTCcaccccccactaa
- the LOC128446477 gene encoding eukaryotic translation initiation factor 4 gamma 1-like, translating into MMPQQKKSVELTSKPAPLVLGEKKPWNPAPSEPVVFLGAASYESVSCVTANFQAFVTDLSHEDLDVEESLQEMVELIFKRAVKKPESAAVFAELCQHLSEVEFQSLSDWSVSVSFRSLLVKHCQAEFGKSLDKEGIHQESGSCLKPVQDVRVTDRLREEQQNAKPSGRFLNMLRFIGQLFLSKVLAEKSMHCCIRRLLQKGDGPSLEGLCQLLQMIQQDLEVVRSKEVMDTYYNQLDYIAEKGKRAPRLSLLLKETVDARKMAYSTPH; encoded by the exons ATGATGccacaacaaaagaaaagcgtggaattaacttccaagccagctcctcttgtgcTGGGAGAGAAGAAGCCATGGAACCCAGCTCCATCCGAGCCCGTGGTctttctcggcgctgcctcctacgagtccgtcagctgcgtcACAGCAAACTTTCAAGCCTtcgtgacggatctgagtcacgaggacttGGACGTTGAGGAGAGCCTGCAGGAAATGGTGGAGCtcattttcaagagggccgtgaagaaaccagagtctgctgcagtcttcgctgAGCTGTGTCAACACCTCTCAGAA gtggagttccagtccttgtccgactggtcagtcagcgtctccttcaggtctctgctggttaaacactgccaggcagagttcggGAAGAGCTTGGACAAGGAGGGCATTCATCAagagagtgggtcctgcctgaaGCCAGTCCAGGACGTGAGGGTcaccgaccggctgagggaagagcaacagaaCGCCAAACCTTCCGGTCGGTTCCTTAACATGCTGAGGTTTATTGGgcagctgttcctctccaaggtgctggcagagaaatccatgcactgctgcatcaggaggctgttgcagaaaggagacgggccgtctcttgagggcctctgtcagctcctccagatgatccagcaggacctggaggtggtgagGTCCAAGGAAGTTATGGacacctactataaccagctggacTATAttgcagagaaagggaagagggcaccaaggctctcccttttgttgaaggaaacAGTGGATGCCAGGAAGATGGCATACTCcaccccccactaa
- the LOC128445631 gene encoding eukaryotic translation initiation factor 4 gamma 1-like encodes MMPQQKKSVELTSKPAPLVLGEKKPWNPAPSEPVVFLGAASYESVSCVTANFQAFVTDLSHEDLDVEESLQEMVELIFKRAVKKPESAAVFAELCQHLSEVEFQSLSDWSVSVSFRSLLVKHCQAEFGKSLDKEGIHQESGSCLKPVQDVRVTDRLREEQQNAKPSGRFLNMLRFIGQLFLSKETVDARKMAYSTPH; translated from the exons ATGATGccacaacaaaagaaaagcgtggaattaacttccaagccagctcctcttgtgcTGGGAGAGAAGAAGCCATGGAACCCAGCTCCATCCGAGCCCGTGGTctttctcggcgctgcctcctacgagtccgtcagctgcgtcACAGCAAACTTTCAAGCCTtcgtgacggatctgagtcacgaggacttGGACGTTGAGGAGAGCCTGCAGGAAATGGTGGAGCtcattttcaagagggccgtgaagaaaccagagtctgctgcagtcttcgctgagctgtgtcaacacctctcagaa gtggagttccagtccttgtccgactggtcagtcagcgtctccttcaggtctctgctggttaaacactgccaggcagagttcggGAAGAGCTTGGACAAGGAGGGCATTCATCAagagagtgggtcctgcctgaaGCCAGTCCAGGACGTGAGGGTcaccgaccggctgagggaagagcaacagaaCGCCAAACCTTCCGGTCGGTTCCTTAACATGCTGAGATTTATTGGgcagctgttcctctccaag gaaacAGTGGATGCCAGGAAGATGGCATACTCcaccccccactaa